A region from the Acyrthosiphon pisum isolate AL4f chromosome A1, pea_aphid_22Mar2018_4r6ur, whole genome shotgun sequence genome encodes:
- the LOC100162682 gene encoding sodium-independent sulfate anion transporter — MNKINNHLSYKMEGDKSTDNGDDYYKNVKLVGFVKTDSETLAGYKNDAFQWSSADNLSSYPSSYPREHDILAPSKVLSGDTVVPVDHDSVNRCCTRKVLYKRLPILQWLPKYTVGEHGIPDLVAGITVGLTVIPQAIAFANVAGLPPQIGLYSSFMACFVYTIFGSCKDPALGPTAIMAIMTRENIHDMGPEFAILLCFITGIVQLIMGFAQLGFLIDFISGPVSAGFTSAAAIVIATSQLKDLLGINIKANSFIGFWDQLAMHIREISVGDGTLGITCMIVLLLLRKMKDIQIGPTDMKDKTTGQRTVSSIIWLISTARNIIVVVFCAALGYMYKEHGNLPFKLSSHVESGLPSFRPPPFESRVGNETYNFVEMASKLGSGILVVPLLSILENISLAKFFSDGKTVDATQEMLALGACNLISSFVGSMPISGALSRGAVNNASGVKTTFGGVYTGIIVIIALQFFTPYLVYIPKAALAAVIIAAVVFMVELQVVKPMWRTKKIDLIPAFATFLCSLLIRLEVGIVVGIAINVIILLYTLARPSVHVEKQQSEFGYEYLVITPDRSLVFPSVEYVRAVVSKAGLKQGLSSIPVVMDCRHIQGADFTAAKGVKSLIDDFVRRSQPLVFYNVKPSVISIFQGVRPTEFNCCVTEQQLHERLKGYYYSRMQTLTL, encoded by the exons atgaataaaattaacaacCATTTGAGCTACAAAATGGAAGGTGACAAGTCAACTGACAACGGTGATGATTACTACAAGAACGTCAAGCTGGTAGGGTTTGTGAAAACAGACTCCGAAACACTGGCTGGATATAAGAACGATGCGTTTCAATGGAGTTCGGCAGATAATTTGTCCAGTTACCCATCGTCTTACCCCAGAGAACACGACATTTTAGCTCCTA GTAAAGTTTTGAGCGGTGATACGGTGGTGCCCGTCGACCACGATTCGGTGAACCGGTGCTGTACGAGAAAAGTGTTGTACAAACGCCTACCTATCCTCCAATGGCTGCCCAAGTACACGGTCGGCGAACATGGTATACCCGACCTCGTGGCAGGCATCACGGTCGGGCTGACCGTTATACCACAGGCCATAGCGTTCGCCAACGTAGCCGGATTACCTCCACAA ATCGGTCTGTACTCATCGTTCATGGCGTGCTTCGTGTACACGATCTTCGGTAGCTGTAAAGACCCGGCGTTGGGTCCGACGGCAATCATGGCCATCATGACCCGTGAAAACATACACGATATGGGACCAGAATTCGCCATCCTGTTATGTTTTATCACCGGTATCGTACAACTCATCATGGGTTTTGCGCAATTAG GATTCCTTATCGATTTCATATCCGGACCGGTGTCGGCTGGTTTCACGTCGGCAGCAGCGATCGTGATAGCTACATCTCAACTGAAAGACCTGCTCGGTATCAACATAAAAGCGAATTCGTTCATAGGCTTCTGGGACCAATTGGCCATGCACATCAGAGAGATCAGCGTTGGCGACGGGACGCTCGGCATTACGTGTATGATTGTGCTGCTGCTGTTGAGG aaAATGAAAGACATACAAATCGGCCCTACGGACATGAAGGATAAAACGACCGGACAGCGAACGGTTTCATCAATCATTTGGCTCATATCGACGGCGAGGAACATTATAGTTGTGGTTTTTTGCGCCGCACTGGGTTATATGTACAAGGAACATGGAAATTTGCCGTTTAAACTATCGA GTCACGTGGAATCCGGTCTCCCGAGCTTCAGGCCACCGCCGTTTGAGAGCCGAGTTGGGAACGAGACGTATAATTTCGTAGAGATGGCGTCTAAATTAGGTTCAGGGATTCTGGTAGTGCCACTTCTGTCTATTTTAGAAAACATATCACTAGCTAAATTTTTCT CCGATGGTAAGACCGTCGACGCCACTCAAGAAATGCTTGCCTTGGGCGCTTGCAATTTGATTTCGTCTTTTGTGGGGTCCATGCCCATATCTGGCGCTCTATCGCGGGGTGCCGTGAACAACGCCAGTGGAGTAAAAACCACGTTTGGAGGAGTTTACACAG GAATAATCGTCATAATAGCTTTACAATTTTTCACGCCGTATCTGGTGTACATACCCAAAGCTGCTTTGGCTGCTGTGATAATAGCCGCTGTCGTGTTCATGGTCGAACTGCAAGTTGTCAAACCGATGTGGCGAACGAAAA AAATCGATTTGATACCGGCGTTCGCTACGTTCCTTTGCTCGCTGTTAATCCGCTTGGAAGTCGGGATCGTTGTCGGCATAGCTATTAACGTCATAATACTGCTTTACACCTTGGCTAGGCCCAGCGTCCATGTCGAAAAACAACAA AGTGAATTTGGGTACGAGTATTTAGTGATAACGCCTGACCGTAGTTTGGTTTTCCCGTCCGTCGAGTATGTGAGGGCAGTGGTGTCCAAAGCTGGACTTAAACAAGGACTTAGTTCGATTCCAGTTGTGATGGACTGCAGGCATATACAAGGAGCTGATTTTACAGCGGCCAAA GGCGTCAAATCTTTAATAGACGACTTTGTCAGGAGAAGTCAACCATTGGTGTTTTACAATGTCAAACCTAGTGTGATATCCATTTTCCAAGGCGTACGACCGACTGAGTTCAACTGTTGTGTCACCGAACAGCAATTGCACGAAAGGCTAAAAG gGTATTATTATAGCAGAATGCAGACGCTGACATTATAA
- the cry1 gene encoding chryptochrome 1 (The RefSeq protein has 1 substitution compared to this genomic sequence), giving the protein MTVAVHWFRNGLRLHDNPALIEAHNNAEKLITLFIFDETTFNPKWYGYNPMRFLLXSLIDLNNNLALVGGRLYILQGNPVNIFKMIKEKIGLHFITYEQDCAHLGRTRDEKVKSFCDENDIKCIETVSHTLWNPKSIIEKNGGVPPFTFKQFQNTAKQIGHPPSPVGNVDWLSVIFEELPASIQDEFKNLHNPTPETFGIYPEVPENLTSTYRWYGGETRALEQLKERLEYEKEAFVNGFYLPNQVNPDLLSPPSSLSAALRYGCLSIRKFYWELTKLFINKFEGDLLPMYSVTSQLIWRDYFYTMSIDNKNFGQIEDNPACISIPWNDIKIPENKKMLECWKTGKTGYPFIDAGMRQLMQEGWIHHVVRNSLASFLTRGDLWISWVEGLNHFMKYLLDADFSVCSGNWIWVSSSTFEQLLDCPLCVCPVSYGLRLDPSGEYIKRYVPELKNMPAQFLYEPWKCPESVQKQVGCIIGKDYPNCIVDHTIASKGNRKKMLALRVSMTNENRVPHCCPSDREEVQKFMYLPDECMQQLLPLENQDSKAYDIYKSH; this is encoded by the exons ATGACTGTCGCCGTCCACTGGTTTAGAAACGGCCTAAGGTTGCACGACAACCCAGCCTTGATTGAAGCTCACAACAATGCTGAAAAGCTTATTACACTGTTCATCTTCGACGAGACTACGTTca atCCAAAATGGTATGGATACAATCCGATGCGATTTCTTCTGGAAAGTTTAATAGACctgaataataatttagctTTGGTTGGAGGACGTTTGTATATTCTTCAAGGAAACcctgttaatatatttaaaatgataaaagaaAAGATAGGCCTGCATTTTATTACTTATGAAcag gatTGTGCCCATCTTGGTAGAACTCGTGATGAAAAGGTAAAGTCATTTTGCGatgaaaatgatataaaatgcATTGAGACAGTTTCCCATACACTGTGGAATCCAAAATCAATAATCGAAAAAAACGGTGGAGTACCTCCATTTACTTTTAAACAGTTCCAA AACACAGCGAAACAAATTGGTCATCCTCCATCACCAGTAGGTAATGTAGACTGGTTGAGTGTAATTTTTGAGGAACTTCCAGCTTCTATTCAAGACGAAtttaag aacttACACAATCCGACCCCGGAAACCTTTGGAATTTATCCAGAAGTTCCTGAAAATCTAACATCTACATACCGTTGGTACGGCGGTGAGACCAGAGCTTTAGAACAATTAAAAGAACGACTTGAATATGAAAAAGAAGCATTCGTTAATGGATTTTACTTGCCCAACCAAGTAAATCCTGACCTTTTGAGCCCACCGTCCAGCCTCAGCGCGGCTTTACGATATGGATGCTTATCCATaagaaa GTTTTACTGGGAACTTACAAAActgtttatcaataaattcgaAGGAgatttattacctatgtacagCGTGACCAGCCAACTTATTTGGAGAGATTACTTTTACACCATGTCTATTGACAACAAGAACTTTGGCCAGATAGAGGATAACCCAGCGTGCATTTCAATACCTTGGAATGATATCAAAATTCCGGAAAATAAGAAGATGTTAGAATGTTGGAAAACCGGCAAAACTGGATATCCCTTCATAGACGCCGGAATGAGACAATTGATGCAG GAAGGATGGATTCATCATGTGGTACGAAATTCATTGGCGTCTTTCTTGACGAGAGGTGATCTCTGGATAAGCTGGGTCGAAGGGTTGAATCATTTTATGAAGTATTTGCTAGATGCTGATTTTTCCGTGTGCTCCGGTAACTGGATTTGGGTGTCAAGCTCTACATTTGAACAGCTGTTAGACTGCCCTTTGTGCGTTTGCCCTGTCAGTTACGGTTTAAGACTTGACCCATCTGGCGAATACATTAA ACGATATGTTCCTGAATTAAAAAACATGCCCGCCCAATTTCTGTACGAACCATGGAAGTGTCCCGAATCAGTTCAAAAACAGGTGGGATGCATTATTGGCAAGGACTATCCTAATTGCATCGTCGACCATACAATAGCATCAAAAGGAAACAGAAAG aaaatgctGGCATTACGTGTCTCGATGACGAACGAGAACAGGGTACCACATTGCTGTCCTTCGGATCGTGAAGAAGTTCAAAAATTCATGTACCTTCCTGACGAATGCATGCAACAGTTGCTTCCTTTGGAAAACCAAGATAGCAAAGCGTATGATATCTATAAAAGTCattga